A region from the Panicum hallii strain FIL2 chromosome 1, PHallii_v3.1, whole genome shotgun sequence genome encodes:
- the LOC112897689 gene encoding protein DETOXIFICATION 16-like isoform X1: MEDRRGGAVGGGGEIDKSSALGEVKRQLRLAAPLAAALLLQKVIQTISILFVGRLGELPLASASLATSFANVTGFSLLSGMASSLDTLCGQAFGAGQRHLLGVYKQRAMLVLAVASAPVALVWAYTGEILVWFRQDREIAAGAGSYIRCMIPALFLFGQLQCHVRFLQPQNVVVPVMASSAATAGAHVAVCWLLVRRLGMGANGAALANAVSNLVNLTVLALYVRVSPACKDSWTGFSREAFRGIPAFLKLAVASAAMVCMEWWSFEILVLLTGLLPNPKLETAVMSICFNTYVFAFMLPQGLGAAASIRVSNEIGAGRPQAARLATRVVVLLAISLGVCEGLVMVLARNLLGYAYSNEEEVALYTARLTPILAVCTLFDSLQCALSGVVRGCGRQRIGAFINLSAFYIVGIPAASIFAFVFHLRGTGLWFGILCGVAVQMLLLLCITLCTNWNKEALKANDRVFSSSLPVGNTLTSGGSEHPNGCSFVGKDAQGTNEGTKGSTTPSTG; this comes from the exons ATGGAGGATCGTCGCGGGGGCGCCGTGGGAGGAGGAGGTGAGATCGACAAGAGCTCGGCGCTGGGCGAGGTCAAGAGGCAGctgcgcctcgccgcgccgctcgccgccgcgctcctcctGCAGAAGGTCATCCAGACCATCTCGATCTTGTTCGTCGGCCGCCTCGGCGAGCTCCCCCTCGCCAGCGCCTCCCTGGCCACCTCCTTCGCCAACGTCACGGGCTTCAGCTTGCTG TCAGGCATGGCGAGCAGCCTGGACACGCTGTGCGGGCAGGCCTTCGGCGCCGGCCAGCGCCACCTGCTCGGCGTCTACAAGCAGCGCGCGATGCTGGTGCTCGCCGTGGCGAGCGCCCCCGTCGCGTTGGTCTGGGCCTACACCGGCGAGATCCTCGTGTGGTTCCGGCAGGACCGGGAGATCGCCGCGGGGGCTGGCAGCTACATCCGGTGCATGATCCCAGCGCTGTTCCTGTTCGGGCAGCTGCAGTGCCACGTCCGGTTCCTGCAGCCGCAGAACGTCGTCGTGCCGGTGATGGccagctccgccgccaccgccggggCGCACGTCGCCGTCTGCTGGCTGCTGGTGCGCCGGCTGGGCATGGGGGCCAACGGAGCCGCGCTGGCCAACGCCGTCTCCAACCTCGTCAACCTTACGGTCCTGGCGCTCTACGTCAGGGTCTCGCCGGCCTGCAAGGACAGCTGGACGGGGTTCTCCCGCGAGGCGTTCCGCGGCATCCCTGCCTTCCTGAAGCTCGCCGTGGCGTCCGCTGCCATGGTCTG TATGGAGTGGTGGTCCTTCGAGATCCTTGTGCTTCTTACAGGTCTTCTCCCCAACCCAAAGCTCGAGACCGCCGTGATGTCTATCTG CTTCAACACTTATGTCTTTGCATTCATGCTCCCGCAGGGACTTGGTGCTGCAGCAAG CATTCGTGTTTCGAACGAGATTGGTGCAGGACGACCACAGGCGGCACGCCTTGCGACGCGGGTGGTCGTTCTCCTGGCGATCTCCCTGGGCGTTTGTGAAGGACTTGTGATGGTGCTAGCGCGCAATCTGCTGGGATATGCGTACAGCAATGAGGAGGAAGTGGCCTTGTACACCGCTAGGCTGACGCCGATCCTCGCGGTGTGCACCTTATTCGACAGTCTGCAGTGTGCTCTTTCAG GTGTTGTTAGAGGCTGTGGCCGGCAAAGGATTGGTGCCTTCATCAACCTCTCTGCATTCTACATTGTTGGCATCCCTGCGGCATCCATATTCGCCTTTGTCTTTCATCTCAGAGGAACG GGACTCTGGTTTGGTATCTTGTGCGGAGTAGCAGTCCAGATGCTCCTGCTTCTCTGCATCACCTTGTGCACCAACTGGAACAAAGAG GCATTGAAAGCCAATGATAGAGTTTTCAGTTCTTCTCTTCCTGTCGGCAACACGTTAACATCAGGTGGTAGCGAGCATCCAAATGGATGCAGTTTTGTTGGAAAGGATGCGCAAGGAACCAATGAGGGGACAAAGGGTTCTACTACTCCGAGCACAGGTTGA
- the LOC112897689 gene encoding protein DETOXIFICATION 16-like isoform X2 produces the protein MEDRRGGAVGGGGEIDKSSALGEVKRQLRLAAPLAAALLLQKVIQTISILFVGRLGELPLASASLATSFANVTGFSLLSGMASSLDTLCGQAFGAGQRHLLGVYKQRAMLVLAVASAPVALVWAYTGEILVWFRQDREIAAGAGSYIRCMIPALFLFGQLQCHVRFLQPQNVVVPVMASSAATAGAHVAVCWLLVRRLGMGANGAALANAVSNLVNLTVLALYVRVSPACKDSWTGFSREAFRGIPAFLKLAVASAAMVCMEWWSFEILVLLTGLLPNPKLETAVMSICFNTYVFAFMLPQGLGAAASIRVSNEIGAGRPQAARLATRVVVLLAISLGVCEGLVMVLARNLLGYAYSNEEEVALYTARLTPILAVCTLFDSLQCALSGVVRGCGRQRIGAFINLSAFYIVGIPAASIFAFVFHLRGTLVWYLVRSSSPDAPASLHHLVHQLEQRGIESQ, from the exons ATGGAGGATCGTCGCGGGGGCGCCGTGGGAGGAGGAGGTGAGATCGACAAGAGCTCGGCGCTGGGCGAGGTCAAGAGGCAGctgcgcctcgccgcgccgctcgccgccgcgctcctcctGCAGAAGGTCATCCAGACCATCTCGATCTTGTTCGTCGGCCGCCTCGGCGAGCTCCCCCTCGCCAGCGCCTCCCTGGCCACCTCCTTCGCCAACGTCACGGGCTTCAGCTTGCTG TCAGGCATGGCGAGCAGCCTGGACACGCTGTGCGGGCAGGCCTTCGGCGCCGGCCAGCGCCACCTGCTCGGCGTCTACAAGCAGCGCGCGATGCTGGTGCTCGCCGTGGCGAGCGCCCCCGTCGCGTTGGTCTGGGCCTACACCGGCGAGATCCTCGTGTGGTTCCGGCAGGACCGGGAGATCGCCGCGGGGGCTGGCAGCTACATCCGGTGCATGATCCCAGCGCTGTTCCTGTTCGGGCAGCTGCAGTGCCACGTCCGGTTCCTGCAGCCGCAGAACGTCGTCGTGCCGGTGATGGccagctccgccgccaccgccggggCGCACGTCGCCGTCTGCTGGCTGCTGGTGCGCCGGCTGGGCATGGGGGCCAACGGAGCCGCGCTGGCCAACGCCGTCTCCAACCTCGTCAACCTTACGGTCCTGGCGCTCTACGTCAGGGTCTCGCCGGCCTGCAAGGACAGCTGGACGGGGTTCTCCCGCGAGGCGTTCCGCGGCATCCCTGCCTTCCTGAAGCTCGCCGTGGCGTCCGCTGCCATGGTCTG TATGGAGTGGTGGTCCTTCGAGATCCTTGTGCTTCTTACAGGTCTTCTCCCCAACCCAAAGCTCGAGACCGCCGTGATGTCTATCTG CTTCAACACTTATGTCTTTGCATTCATGCTCCCGCAGGGACTTGGTGCTGCAGCAAG CATTCGTGTTTCGAACGAGATTGGTGCAGGACGACCACAGGCGGCACGCCTTGCGACGCGGGTGGTCGTTCTCCTGGCGATCTCCCTGGGCGTTTGTGAAGGACTTGTGATGGTGCTAGCGCGCAATCTGCTGGGATATGCGTACAGCAATGAGGAGGAAGTGGCCTTGTACACCGCTAGGCTGACGCCGATCCTCGCGGTGTGCACCTTATTCGACAGTCTGCAGTGTGCTCTTTCAG GTGTTGTTAGAGGCTGTGGCCGGCAAAGGATTGGTGCCTTCATCAACCTCTCTGCATTCTACATTGTTGGCATCCCTGCGGCATCCATATTCGCCTTTGTCTTTCATCTCAGAG GGACTCTGGTTTGGTATCTTGTGCGGAGTAGCAGTCCAGATGCTCCTGCTTCTCTGCATCACCTTGTGCACCAACTGGAACAAAGAG GCATTGAAAGCCAATGA
- the LOC112897689 gene encoding protein DETOXIFICATION 16-like isoform X3, translating to MASSLDTLCGQAFGAGQRHLLGVYKQRAMLVLAVASAPVALVWAYTGEILVWFRQDREIAAGAGSYIRCMIPALFLFGQLQCHVRFLQPQNVVVPVMASSAATAGAHVAVCWLLVRRLGMGANGAALANAVSNLVNLTVLALYVRVSPACKDSWTGFSREAFRGIPAFLKLAVASAAMVCMEWWSFEILVLLTGLLPNPKLETAVMSICFNTYVFAFMLPQGLGAAASIRVSNEIGAGRPQAARLATRVVVLLAISLGVCEGLVMVLARNLLGYAYSNEEEVALYTARLTPILAVCTLFDSLQCALSGVVRGCGRQRIGAFINLSAFYIVGIPAASIFAFVFHLRGTGLWFGILCGVAVQMLLLLCITLCTNWNKEALKANDRVFSSSLPVGNTLTSGGSEHPNGCSFVGKDAQGTNEGTKGSTTPSTG from the exons ATGGCGAGCAGCCTGGACACGCTGTGCGGGCAGGCCTTCGGCGCCGGCCAGCGCCACCTGCTCGGCGTCTACAAGCAGCGCGCGATGCTGGTGCTCGCCGTGGCGAGCGCCCCCGTCGCGTTGGTCTGGGCCTACACCGGCGAGATCCTCGTGTGGTTCCGGCAGGACCGGGAGATCGCCGCGGGGGCTGGCAGCTACATCCGGTGCATGATCCCAGCGCTGTTCCTGTTCGGGCAGCTGCAGTGCCACGTCCGGTTCCTGCAGCCGCAGAACGTCGTCGTGCCGGTGATGGccagctccgccgccaccgccggggCGCACGTCGCCGTCTGCTGGCTGCTGGTGCGCCGGCTGGGCATGGGGGCCAACGGAGCCGCGCTGGCCAACGCCGTCTCCAACCTCGTCAACCTTACGGTCCTGGCGCTCTACGTCAGGGTCTCGCCGGCCTGCAAGGACAGCTGGACGGGGTTCTCCCGCGAGGCGTTCCGCGGCATCCCTGCCTTCCTGAAGCTCGCCGTGGCGTCCGCTGCCATGGTCTG TATGGAGTGGTGGTCCTTCGAGATCCTTGTGCTTCTTACAGGTCTTCTCCCCAACCCAAAGCTCGAGACCGCCGTGATGTCTATCTG CTTCAACACTTATGTCTTTGCATTCATGCTCCCGCAGGGACTTGGTGCTGCAGCAAG CATTCGTGTTTCGAACGAGATTGGTGCAGGACGACCACAGGCGGCACGCCTTGCGACGCGGGTGGTCGTTCTCCTGGCGATCTCCCTGGGCGTTTGTGAAGGACTTGTGATGGTGCTAGCGCGCAATCTGCTGGGATATGCGTACAGCAATGAGGAGGAAGTGGCCTTGTACACCGCTAGGCTGACGCCGATCCTCGCGGTGTGCACCTTATTCGACAGTCTGCAGTGTGCTCTTTCAG GTGTTGTTAGAGGCTGTGGCCGGCAAAGGATTGGTGCCTTCATCAACCTCTCTGCATTCTACATTGTTGGCATCCCTGCGGCATCCATATTCGCCTTTGTCTTTCATCTCAGAGGAACG GGACTCTGGTTTGGTATCTTGTGCGGAGTAGCAGTCCAGATGCTCCTGCTTCTCTGCATCACCTTGTGCACCAACTGGAACAAAGAG GCATTGAAAGCCAATGATAGAGTTTTCAGTTCTTCTCTTCCTGTCGGCAACACGTTAACATCAGGTGGTAGCGAGCATCCAAATGGATGCAGTTTTGTTGGAAAGGATGCGCAAGGAACCAATGAGGGGACAAAGGGTTCTACTACTCCGAGCACAGGTTGA